From the genome of Deinococcus reticulitermitis, one region includes:
- a CDS encoding GNAT family N-acetyltransferase, translated as MIRLRTRRDGPALMALLRDFHRASGYALPWPADPDAFLTPPGTLAAWVAEGGGEVVGSVLLRELAEPMPKWAVTTGLGASELAVVSRLYVAPAVRRAGLGRRLLAAAQAEAGRLGRRAVADVHAEAAASVALYQAEGWWRVATVGADWQIGPGERTSIHVYLAPGEA; from the coding sequence TGCGCGACTTCCACCGCGCGAGCGGGTACGCGCTGCCGTGGCCGGCGGACCCGGACGCCTTCCTGACGCCGCCCGGCACCCTCGCCGCCTGGGTGGCCGAGGGCGGGGGCGAGGTGGTCGGCAGCGTGCTGCTGCGCGAACTCGCCGAGCCCATGCCGAAGTGGGCCGTGACGACGGGGCTCGGGGCCTCGGAACTCGCCGTGGTCTCGCGCCTCTACGTGGCGCCGGCGGTGCGCCGCGCGGGGCTGGGCCGGCGCCTGCTTGCCGCCGCGCAGGCCGAGGCCGGGCGTCTGGGGCGCCGCGCCGTCGCGGACGTTCATGCCGAAGCCGCCGCGTCTGTGGCGCTTTACCAGGCCGAGGGTTGGTGGCGGGTGGCGACGGTGGGCGCCGACTGGCAGATCGGTCCCGGCGAACGGACGAGCATTCACGTTTACCTCGCCCCTGGAGAAGCCTGA
- a CDS encoding HsmA family protein, protein MSTTLLIAIVAMTVALISYSLGVWGEKRSGTIKPIHLGAFWFGLACDTAGTEMMRRIAEAGGGPSGFGLHAALGALALVLMAVHAVWATVTYVRRNPQALRTFHRFSLSVWTLWLVPFFSGLVLANLR, encoded by the coding sequence ATGTCCACCACACTGCTGATAGCCATCGTTGCCATGACGGTCGCCCTGATCTCGTACTCGTTGGGGGTCTGGGGAGAAAAGCGGTCGGGCACGATCAAACCTATCCACCTCGGCGCGTTCTGGTTCGGGCTGGCCTGCGACACCGCCGGCACCGAGATGATGCGGCGGATTGCGGAAGCGGGCGGCGGGCCGAGTGGCTTCGGCCTGCATGCCGCCCTCGGGGCGCTCGCGCTCGTGCTCATGGCGGTCCATGCAGTGTGGGCGACCGTCACCTATGTGCGGCGCAACCCGCAGGCGCTGCGGACCTTCCACCGCTTCAGCCTGAGCGTCTGGACGCTGTGGCTCGTGCCGTTTTTCAGCGGTCTGGTGCTGGCGAACCTGCGCTGA